aaaaacctaaAGAACAAAGGCAGtaacctctctgacatcagccacagcaatttcttactagatatgtctcctgaaacaaaaggaaaaatgaactattggaacttcatcaagataaaaccttctgcacagtgaagaaaacaatcaacaggcagcctacagaatgggagaatatatttgcatgcCATATCttaaaaagggttagtatcttaaatctataaagaatttatcaaactcaaacaatacagttaagaaatgggcagaagacatgaatagacacttttccaaagaagacatccagatggccaacagacacatgaaaagatgctcaaaatcacacagtatcagggaaatgcaaatcaaagccatgatgagataccaccctacacctgtcagaatggctacaattaaccactcaggcaacaataaatgttggtaaggatgtggagaaatgggaaccctcttgcaccattggtgggaatgcaaaatggtgcagccaatctggaaaacagtatggagtttcctcaaaaagttgcaaatagaactacactacaaTACAGCAATTGCTCtgtttggtatttacccaaaggataaaaaaatacagagttgaaggggcacatgcaccccaatgtttacagcaacattacCGACACTAGccaactatggaaagagcccaagtgtgtGTCAACTAATGAATGGAGAAAGGCgtgatatttatatacaatggaatatcactcagtgatcaaaaagaaagaaatcttgttaattgcaatgacatggatagagctacagagtataatgctaagtgaaacaagtcagtcttagaaagataaataccatatgatttcattcatatgtggaatttaagaaacaaaacaaatgaacataagtgGGGGAAAAGAGTAAAACCAAGAATCAGCCTTTTAACTATAGGGACCAACCTATTGGTTACCAGGGGGGAGGTGGTGGAAGAATCGATGATATAggagaaggggattaagagtacaatGATCCTGCAGAGTGcagagtaatgtacagaattattgaatTACTATACTCTACACCTGAAATGCATATGAGTATATGCTAACTGTGAtggtttaatatttaataaaaaaagaaaattttataatataaataacgATTATATTCTCTATATGATTTTataattcataaaatacattatatacaaaataaaaataagtgaaaataaatataataaaatttcaaaaagcgACTTTTAGGGTATATCTAAGCTAGTGCTCAAtgtaatttcagttttctttattttaccaaAATCTTAGGTGGGCACATATTAAATTACTAATTGCAGAAATCAACTTATCTTCAAAATCTATTCCATTGCAATCCCCCATCATTCTACTAGCTCTGCCCTGGTGGATTCATGCCAACCTTAAACTTCAAGATGAAAATTTACATGTGTTGAATCTGTTTGATATAGTTATTTATGCTGCATATCCCTAGCAGATGTAGTCTAAACACATGCATACAAATTTCAAGGAACAATAGGAATAAACACTAAATGTGGGCTCACTATTTGACCATGAGACCATTTAATGGAATTTGGGCTATAAGTTCATTTAGCCTTGTGCTGTCCTGAGTAAACATCTCCAAACTCATCATTCATGATTTAAGTTTCATGACTAGCATCTTCCCCCTGGCTTTAACATTTATGAACCACCTGTGTGCCTGTGTTACCCTGCCAGTGCAGTTGGGAATAGAGTTCATTATTTCCTCTCTGGACACAATGACCAATTAAACCGGAGGGACTCTGGAATCCCTGGGGCTAAGATAGAGGACACGGCACTGTGGGAATAAGTAGCCCTTTCTTAAAGGGCTCTGCTGATGTTGTAGATATCTATGAAATCAGCTTCCCACTGTAAACTCTGCTAGGAATGTGGTGAGCATAGTCAGCATCAATCAAACATATGCCCCAGTGACTGAACACATACCtataaaccatttttatttcatcctaagGAGTTTACTcatattttatgtttgtgatgCAGCCCAGGTTGCATGCTAATATCGTTCCAATCTGTGAGGAAAAGGTCATTAAATAAGAATGTCACAAGGGTTGACAGCTCAAAGAGGCTCTCCGTTTACCAACCATCTCTGAAACATGCACACAGAAAGGCAGGGGTATCTCTCTGACACTTGGAAGGAAGGTGAGTCCTGGCTGCAGCAGGGAATTCTGTCGCTTACTCACCTTACCCACGTTCTTACCTCTGCTTAAATAATCACTGTTCAGTTTGTTTCCTAGGAATTTTAAAATGGATGTCAAGTATTTTCAGTGATTCAAACAACCTTAGTTATCATTTGACCATTCAGAATGTACCTTTCACCATCTTATCTCCATGCATTAGAACTGTCAGAGGGatgtttttaagcaaaaaaagaatTCGTGgtatttaaagtttcttttgatTACTGCAGGATATGTGAATAGGAAAGAGGTAAGATGACAGCAAAATGAATGTGTGCTTTGTCAAGAGGTGAGTCCATTTTTCTGATAATGGAAAAGAGCAATCGGAATGAGCAGATCACACTGACATATGACACTTGGGTAGAGCAGAACACAtgaaaattggagaaaatacaGCAGTTGAGTAGAGTCCTTTTATAGCCCACGCCCTTCAGATAAGCCAGCACCTGCTACTAACCATTGACTTGACTTCCATTTACTGGAAACCATGTTCTCAGTATTATgctagaagcaaagaaaaagtgACATATATGTTTaatcatttcataaaattatGAACTTACAATAATTGTTGGCACCACCAACAATAATTTGGTTCTGTTCTTCTTATATTCATGCCAAGCTGAGACAATGCCCCATCATGATGTTAATAATTAGCACTAATGATGGATGTCAGTGATACTCTAAGTGATGAGAAGCTCACACTCAGTGAAGCTTGCTGTCTCCAGCACCGTCCTGACTTCTGACGTGTGCAGTGCCTCATTTGGCTTTCACAGGACCCCTTATTATCAGTATAGCGATTTGTTCTAAATGTGGCAAAAGGACTTTCGCCTTTGCTCACACTCACACAGCTAAGAATAAATGTAGGCAGGTGGTATATCCTGAGGATGTGTTTCTAACAGCTAACttttaaaggtgatttttttctaaCACTACCAAATGATTATACAATGTGACATTTCCTGGttaattttgatttctgtttcttattgATAGAAAAatcatatatcttttctttttaaacttgctttattttttcttccccaattGCTCATTTAAGTCAATTGCtcacttttaattggattttttatcTTGTCtcataattattatatagtaATTCTGTATGTTTTAAGATAGTTATCATTTTTGCCATAAACACCACACATTTTTTCCATCTTgcatttatcttttatctttatgtATCATAATTTTTCCTGAGAAAAATTCAACTTTACATGTAAACCAAACAAAAGTCAAATCTCATTTCCTCTTGCATTTTTCCACTGAAGGTGTTATTTACCAAGGAATAATGTGCATCTGTAGCTAAAACGCTGAAATTTAACCCACATATAATGGAAGGAATTAAATTCTTCATGCCTTCTCTCCTCAAGCTGCTGCAGGTGCACAGCGGCCTGTGCTTCACCTGCTGTAAAAGCTGTTCCACCCAGTGTGAGGTAGGTCTCTCCTCTCATGTTACCCTCTTTTGCAGTACCCTATTCTCTGTCTAGCATCACTCACTATGTTCACACTTGTAAATTCCAATGGTGTAAGTCCTACTAATGACCctgcatttaaaaacacaagGTGGATTGAGAAACTTAAGTGCACTTGGGTTTTATCTCTTAACTGATAACTTATCTGATAACTGATAACTTCCACACTGAGGAAAATCAACTTGATTATTTGATTCTTGCTGTTCTATTTGGTGTATAATCACTCGCATGTGGTCTTTAATCAGTCTTGCTGTGTTCTCTGTATACAGGGGAGGAGATATGGTATAGAAAAAAGAATGGCCTTTAGGTCCAGGATTTGGATCTAGCCCTCACCACTACTGGGTATGCAGAGTATTCATGTACACTGAGtcataatagcaataaaatgtagattttcaTCTATCTGTCACATTTCAGTCAAGTAGCGATTAGATTATCAGGTGAAAATCTGATATGGGTACTAAGGAGTGTACCTGTTTTGATGAGCACAACTGTGTGTAAGTGTCAATCATCATACTGTACAGCAGAATCTAATGTACACCTGAAGATACTTTGTGCACACCTAACAAAACGGAGAAAAATTGAAATGTCTTGGGCATTTACAATTGTCTGTGCTCCCTGCATATACGTTTATATACTTTGTCATTCAAAAGTAATGATTTACCTCATAAAGTAAGTTAAACATAACTGCTAAGACAGAACTACTTTCTAACCTAAGAGAATCATATCGTATTTCATAAACTATAAATTTATAGTAACTTATGATTACCGTCAATTATGTTTGGTGTTGAATCATTCATTATAATTAATCTAAGTTCGGTTTCAATAAGAGTTTTCAATAATTATCTACTGACTactttcctattttatatttttaggaagaaaaataagtgagTCATCATGAATTGGGCTAATGAGAGCTCCGCAAGAGAGTTTATACTACTTGGCTTCTCAGACAGGCCCTGGCTACAAATGCCCCTGTTTGTGCTTCTATTAATATCATATACATTCACCATCTTTGGCAATGTGTCCATCATGATGGTGTGCATTCTGGATCCCAAACTTCATAcacccatgtatttcttcctcacTAATCTCTCCATCTTAGATCTGTGCTATACCACAAGCACAGTCCCTCATATGTTGACAAATATTTGTCGCAACAAAAAGACCATCAGCTACGGTGGCTGTGTGGCACAGCTCATCATCTTCCTGGCCCTGGGAGCTACTGAGTGTCTCCTCCTGGCTGTCATGTCCTTTGACAGATATGTGGCAGTCTGCAAACCACTGCACTATGTAGTTATTATGAATCATTGGTTCTGCTTAAAGGTGGTAGCCTTCTCGTGGTTCACTGGCTTTGGTAATTCAGTGTTGCAGTCTTCCTTGACCCTTAACATGCCACGCTGTGGTCGCCAGGAAGTGGACCACTTTTTCTGTGAGGTGCCTGCCCTTCTCAAGTTGTCGTGTGCTGACACAAAGCCCATTGAGTCTGAGCTCTTTTTCTTTAGTGTATTAATTCTGCTAATTCCAGTGACATTGATCCTCATTTCTTATGGCTTTATAGCTCAAGCAGTGTTGAGAATCAGGTCAGCAGAAGGACGAAGAAAAGCTTTTGGGACATGTGGGTCCCACATGGTTGTGGTCACTCTCTTTTTTGGTACAGCCATCTACATGTATCTACAACCACCTTCATCCACCTCTAAGGACTGGGGAAAGATGGTTTCCCTCTTCTATGGGATCATTACACCCATGTTGAACCCCCTTATCTACAGCCTTAGAAATAAAGATATGAAGGAGGCCTTCAAGAGGGTGAtgacaaaaatcttttttctgtaagaaataaGTATTCCATTGTGATGAGGGTCCTCTATGAGTTTCTATCCTTGCAAGTGGTGATAACATTTGAACTGATTTCCTACTTTCCTGGTTCTTATGATTtcactgaattctaccaacaGTTAGAAACGTCCTCCTTTTTCAAAGGCAATGCTGAGATACCTTTTCTAAGTTCCCTTTTCTAAGTATCTGGAAAGATACCTTTCCAGAAGTTCCCCCAATGCACTCTGTTCCTTGAGGACACTTGGATGGTTGATCTTCCTGTTTATATATGATCTGTTCTAATACCACCTTGTCTTAACATCTTAGTTTGTGACTTCTACACCTTTATTATTAAATAGCCTATGATCTCAAGCCAAAGAGTTCCCATCAGCACTGAAGCCCTCAGTCACTTCACCCTCACACCCCTTGATAAATCCATCGTGTGCTCCTTCCAGAGCTGTTCGCTGTGTGTGGGCTCACACACCCCAATCTAGTGGGCTCCAACTAGTTAGGAGTGCACATCTCATACTAGAGACTTGAAATGTCAGCTGAGCTTCATTTCctgctctattctttttttattatatttattttgtatttttttattttacttagtttttaatataatttattgaaaaattggtttccatacaacacccagtgttcatcccaacaagtgccctcctcaattcccatcacgcATGTACCCCTCTCCTCTATCtgccatcaacccccagtttgttctcagtatccaagagtctcttatggtttgcctccctccctctctgtaacttttttttgctttctctcccccatgaacttctgttaagtttctcaagatacacctatgagtgaaaacatataatatctgtctttctctaactgacttatttcacttagcagaatatcttccagttctatccacgttgctgcaaatggtcacatttcattctttctcattgtcaagtagtgtcccactgtatatataaaccacatcttctttttccattcgtcagttgatggacatttagtttctttccataatttggctattgttggaagtgctgctataaacattggggtacaagtgcccctatgcatcagtactcctgtatcccttgggtaaaatactagcagtgctattgctgggtaatagggttggtctatttttcatttttttgaggaacctccacactgttttccagagtggctgtacaagtttgcattcccactaacagtgcaagagggttcccgtttctccatatcctcaccagcatctatagactcctgatttgttcattttagccatcttttcatgtgcctgttggccatctggatgtcttctttggaaaagtgtctattcatgtcttctgcccatttcttcacttgattatttgttttttttgggtgtggagtttggtgagttctttataggttttgtatactagccctttgtctgatgtcatttgcaaatatcttttcccattctgtcagttgccttttgttttgttgattgtttcctttgcaatgcataagctttttatcttgatgaggtcccaatagttcatttttgcttttaattccctggcctttggagatgtgtcaagtaagaaattgctgtggctgaggtcaaagagatttttcctattttctcctttagggagggttttgatggtttcctgtctcacactcaggtaccttatccattttgagtttacttttgtgtatggtgtaaggaagtggtctagtttcatccttctgcctgttgctgtccagttctcccagcaccatttgctaaagagactgtattttttacAATGGATactcattcctgctttgtcaaagattaattcaccatacatttgtgggtccaattctgggttctctattctattccattggtctgtgtctctttttgtgccaataccatactgtcttgatgattacagctttgtagtaaagactaaagtctgggattgtgatgcctcctgctttggttttctacCTCAATATTACTTTTGCTAtccggggtcttttgtggttccatacaaattttaggattgtttgatatagctttgagaagaatgtcgGTACACGTataattgggattgcattgaatgtttagattgctttgggtagtattgacattttaacaatttttattcttccaatccatgagtatggaatgtttttccatttctttgtaccttcttcaatttccttcataatctttctatagttttcagctacagatcctttacatctttggttaagtttattcccagaGATTTGATGGTTcgtggtgcaattgtgaatgggatcagtttctttatttatctttctgttgcttcattattggtatgtaaaaatgcaactgatttctgtacattgattttgtaccctgcgactttgctgatttcatgtatcagttctagcagccttttggtggggtctgtcaggttttccatgtagagtatcatgtcatctgcaaaaagtgaaagcttgacttcatctttgccaacttggatgcctttgatttccttttgctgtctgattgctgatgctagcacttccaactctatgttaaacaacagtggtgatagtggacatccctatcgtgTTTCTGATctcgggggaaagctctcagtttttccccattgaggatgatattagctgtgggcttttcataagtgacttttatgatgtttgactatgttccttctatcccagctttcttgaagttttttattaagaaaggatgctgtattttgtcaaatggttttcctgcatttattgactggatcatatggttcttatcttttcttttattaatgtgatgtatcacatttattgattcatgaatattgaaccagccctgcagcccaggaatgaatcccacttgatcatggtgaataattatttttatatgctgttgaattcgattcactagtatcttattgagaatttttgcatccacactcatcagggatattggcctgtaattctctttttttgctgggtctttgcctggtttgggaatcaaagtaatgctggcttcatagaataagtccagacgttttccttccctttctattttttggaacagcttgagaaggataggtattaactctgctgtaaatgtctggtagaattcccaaggaagccatctggtcctggactcttatttgttgggagatttttgataactgatttaatttcttcactagttatgggtctgttaaaattttctacttctcATTTGAGATTTGGTAGTGGGTAGGtgttaggaatttgtccatttcttccatgttgcccagtttgttggcatataatttttcatagtattccctgatacttgcttgtatttctgagggattcgttgtaataaattcattttcatttgtgattttatctatttatgtcctctctcttttctttttgagaaggctggctagaggtttatcaattttgtttattttttcaaaaaaccaactcttggtttcattgaacttttctactgttttttggggggggattctatattgtttatttctgctctgatattcattatttctcttctgctgcatCTGGGGTGtgtttgctcttctgcttctagttcctttatgtgtgctgttagattttgtattggggatttttcttgtttcttgagataggcctggatagcaatgtattttcctcttaggactgtcttCTTAGGGTTCTTTTGTGATcgagtatgtgatctatcttggagcatgttccatgtacacttgagaagaaagtatattctgttgctttgggatgcagagatataaatatatctttcaagtccatttgatccaatgtatcattcagagcccttgCTTCTTtgttgatcctgtgtctagatgatctatccattgttgtaagtggagtattaaagtaccctgcaattaccacattcttatcaatatggttgcttatgtttgtgattgttttatatatttgggggctcccatattcaacgcatagacatttataattgttaactcttcctgatgcatagaccctgtaattattatataatgcccttcttcatctcttgttacagcctttaattagagtccagtttgtctgatataagtatggctacccccagctttcttttgacttccagtagcatgatagatagttctccatcccctcactttcaatctgaagatgtcctcaggcctaaaatgagtctcttgtagacagcagatggatgggtgtttttttttatccagtctgataccctatgtcttttggttggagcatttagtccatttacattcagtgtgattatagaaagatatgggtttagagtcattgtgatgtctttaggtttcatgcttgtagtgatgtctttggtattttgtggttcttgcagcatttcactcacagaaacccccttaggatctcttgtagggatggcttagtgatgatgaattccttcagtttttgttagTTTGGGAAGatatttatctctccttctattgtgaatgacagattttctggataaaggattctcggctgcatattttttctgttcatcacatggaagatttcctgccattcctttctggcctgccaagtttcagtagataggtctgctactactcttatgggtttacctttgtaagttagagcctgtttatccctagctgctttctgagttttctctttatccttgtattttgccagtttcactatgaaatgtcatgcagaagatcgattcaagttaggtctgaagggagttctgtgtgcctcttggatttgaatgcctgtttccttccccaaatgcgggaagttctcagctatgatttgttcaaatgtaccttcagcccctttttctctctcttcttctggaattcctatgatatggatattgttccatttgattgaatCACTGAGTtgtctaattctccccttgtactcctggattttttatctctctttttctcagcttcctctttttccataatgttatcttctaattcacctattctcccttctgcctcttcaatccatgctatggctgcctccattttattttgcacctcatttataaccTTTTTAAATCATCATAActatttttagttccttgatctctgtatcagtagattctctgctgtattctatgcttttctcaagcccggTGAATAATCTTATGACAGTTATTCTAAATTCtcgttcagttatattgcttaaatctgttttgatcaatttgttagctgtcactacttcctggagtttcttttgaagagaattcatctgtttcatcattttggctagttttctgtacCTTATGACTTTTAAAACGTGTTATGTgttctgcacctgtgagcactgctgtattaaaggggggtgggggtgatacactgtccagggcctgtcctttcaggaggtgttttttggagatttttacttgctctctgttgttgtgactttggttattttgtttccctactcgtagtgatgttttgtactctccaccaggtgtgctttgacaTTTTCCTTGAAGTAGCtatgtaaaggaaaacaaacagacaaataggagacaaaaacacagaaacacacaaacaaaacaaactatggTGTCTCAAGTTGTACCCTTTTCTTCCTGGTAGAtgcagtctcttttcctcccagcctCTTGGGGTTCAAAATCCTTTGGCTTCAGCCATTCTTTGTATGGGAGACACAGGAAGTAaagatccccctacttctctgccatgttggcccttcttttctttatttttaatattgatttattttctaggGAGAGGGCACaattggggaagggcagaaagggagacacagaatccaaagcaggctccaggttctgaaatgtcagcacagagcctgaggcagggctcacaCGTCGGgttcaaacccactaaccatgacatcatgacctgcgccgaagttggACTGCttaccaactaaaccacccaggcacgcctttcctgctctatttttaattcatcCTTCTATTCCCCACAGAtagaatttctcctttttttctcctttgttcaaaTCCTTATTTGTCTCACGTTCTGCCACAAGCATGAGGGACTTTCTCTAAAATGCTAATTATTTGTAGGAATGTTAACAgtagtcttttttatttctaatactgATCTGAATTAATTCATTCCTTTGGCtgtcactcaataaatgttaatttccatTAGATAGCTCTAGACCATAGGAAAAATGATCAACAGTTCCTCCTGAAGAAGTACTCTGTTTCCTGAAGAAAATGCTCTTAAACTCAGATAGTAAAGTGATTATTTCAGTTTGCAATGTAAGGATACAGATGAATCAATATTTATGCAACAAAGAAATGCTCACAAAACAAAgaatttcatattatattttatatttttatattatacatttaatactttcatattaaataaaattagtttaatagtattaaaatatggagtaaaacacacacacacacacacacacacataagttgAACCTGGAAATGTCGTCTGAAAAGTTTAGGGTGTATCCAGTTagcaaatcaaaataatttcagcATAGAAGTTATAGCATCAAGCTAAAATAACTTCAAACATATGTACAGAATATGGCTCTTATATAATGTTGATGtggcatttattatttcaaataaatggtaaAGGGAACAACTTTAAATTTATGGTGTTTAAAAAGTTGCTTTtgtcaagaaaaataatacaaaatttaagatgtaaagagaaatgaaaacaattgcGTTTCTCATaatgtgcctttttaaaatttccacacCACCATATCCACTGTCTTCTATTGTTGAGTATATAAGTATTTCCAACTCAACACATCTAGGGCAAGCATCTTCTCTTCTTTTGAGACAAAGACCACTTCTAAAGCTCACTATTTTACTGAAGGCGGTCACCTGTTGTCTACATGTGCAAATCAGAAACCATGGATCCTATCTTTCACCATAGCCTCCATCATTTTCCATATAAAAACCATTACTAAGACATCTAATCATTTCTCTTTGCTACCTTCCATCGCTCCATGGCTTCCTTTTTCACACTCCTACTATCACTATCCTTTACTTAGACTTGCTGATTATCCAATTCACCCATATACAT
The nucleotide sequence above comes from Panthera tigris isolate Pti1 chromosome B2, P.tigris_Pti1_mat1.1, whole genome shotgun sequence. Encoded proteins:
- the LOC102964055 gene encoding putative olfactory receptor 2B3 — protein: MNWANESSAREFILLGFSDRPWLQMPLFVLLLISYTFTIFGNVSIMMVCILDPKLHTPMYFFLTNLSILDLCYTTSTVPHMLTNICRNKKTISYGGCVAQLIIFLALGATECLLLAVMSFDRYVAVCKPLHYVVIMNHWFCLKVVAFSWFTGFGNSVLQSSLTLNMPRCGRQEVDHFFCEVPALLKLSCADTKPIESELFFFSVLILLIPVTLILISYGFIAQAVLRIRSAEGRRKAFGTCGSHMVVVTLFFGTAIYMYLQPPSSTSKDWGKMVSLFYGIITPMLNPLIYSLRNKDMKEAFKRVMTKIFFL